GTCAAAATGGTGCAGGTATCTAGTTCGCTGCCGCTTTGAGGATCGGTCCACTGCTCCCAAAGTCCGGCAAAGGCAAAGGGGGCATGTTCTTTTAGGCGAAAGTAGTAAGGCTGCTTGGCCTTGGAGTTGGGGTCACTTTTCCACTCATAAAAGCCGTCGGCCACAATCAGGCAGCGTCGCCGCTTGAAAGCAGCCCGAAAGGAGGGCTTTTCTGCAACGGTTTCAGAGCGGGCATTGATCAGCCGACTGCCGATGCTAGAATCTTTGGCCCAACTTGGGATCAGGCCCCAGCGCAGCAGCTGATAGCGGGGTTCTGGGCTGTCTGGGGTAGCTAGAATAGCTGAGACGGGCTGGGTCGGGGCAATGTTGTAGCGTGGCTGGAGGTTGGGCACAGCCTTGAGCTGAAAAGCCTGAGCCACCGATTCGCCGCTTTGGCTTTGGGTGAAGCGTCCACACATGGTTAAATTTTGAGCCTGGGTTACTGGCCCTTACCTGCCGCGCCGCTCCATTTCATCGCGGATGGCCTCCATGGTTTCTATCAGGCTGGCTTCAAACAGCTTGTAGAACATTTTCTTGAAGGGGCCTAGGTCGGCCTCTGCCTTGACCTGCTGGGAAATCAAAACGGCTTCGGGGTAGGGTAGGTTCCAGTCTACCGACTCTATCCGCCAATGTCCGTACATGTACTTGAGATTGCCTTCTAACAGCCGGAAGCTGATTTGCTGCTGGTCTATCTCGACATTCTCAGTCAGGATAGTAGTCTCTACTATAGACAGCAAAATGCGGCGGCGGTCGATCTGTTCGACAATGCTGCGAGCGCCATCGATTTCGACAATGCGGCTGGCAGCAATAGTGGGCACGAAGCGATCGAAGCTGCTGTAGTCAGTGAGGACAGACCATGCGATCGCAGCATTGACTTTAGCCAGTCCCATCAATGCATACTGACCTTTTTCCCCCAGCAGCACCACCTGCCCAAGATTCAGCCGCTGTCGGTCTGAGTCCGATAGCAGAGAAGTTGAAGCCATTGCCGAAGGATCGGGGCTAGACACGGAGGCCATGGACTGGGGTAAGTTAATAAGGTCTTTAGGCTACTTTACCCGAACTCCACAATTTAAGGTGTTCGTACCCTTAACATACCCGCAATTCTGCTGATAGCGCTTATGTCACAGTTCGACGAGGTTCTTGCGGCCTATCAGGCTTTTCCCACCGAGCGGCAGAGCCTGATGATGAGCACCGTGACGGCTGATGGCATGCCCCATGCCAGCTATGCTCCCTTTGTCATGGATGAAGACCACCGTCTCTACATCTATATCAGCGGCCTCTCAGCCCACACACAGAATCTAGAGCAGAGCGGCAAAGTTAGCGTGCTGCTGATCGCCGACGAAAGAGAAACTCCGCAGATTTTTGCCCGTAGTCGGCTAACCTACGACTGCACAGCCCAGCTGCTAGAGCGCAAGACCCCAACCTGGGACCATGTGGTTAGCCGCTTTGAGTCTCGCTTTGGCAACATTATTCAAATGTTTCGACAGCTAGAAGATTTTCGGATTTTCCAGCTAACGCCTTATGCTGGCCGATTTGTGGTGGGATTTGGAGCGGCCTATGACGTCGATCCACAGCAGCCCGATCGGCTAATCCAGGTCACAGGGAAGTGAGCGGGCAACGGCCAAAGCGCTATCAGAACCAGCCCTAGACACAGTTTTGGCCGAGTCTACAGAGACATTTATAGGAGTACTTTTTGAGATAATTTGCCGCTGCTGTTACCGGGATCGCCTGCCTTCTCAGTGATCCCACGGAGCAGACACACCCTGGAATAATTCGGTAGAATGGCCTCTTGTAACTAAAAGTGCGCCCCTTCGGGTCATCTTCTGCGCCTATGGGACAACTCAATAGTGGCATTACGCTTTTTTTGAGCTTGCTGGTTGAAGCCATGCCCTTCCTCCTAATGGGGGTCGCCTTTTCGAGCATTTTGCTGTTTTTTGTCGATGAGCGAAAGCTGATTGCTGTTCTGCCGCGCAACCCTATTCTGGCTGCTCTAGCAGGCAGTCTGGTAGGGTTCTTGTTCCCGGTGTGTGAGTGTGGCAACGTGCCGGTGGCCCGACGGCTGCTGATGCAGGGTGCACCTACGGCAGTGGCGATTGGCTTTTTGCTGGCCGCTCCCACGGTCAATCCGATTGTGTTTTGGGCGACTTGGGTGGCCTTTCGAGACCAGCCAGAGATTGTGTTTTTGCGGCTGATCTTTACCCTGCTGATCGCGACAACAATTGCGGCTATCTTCAGCAGTCAAAAAGATATGCGCCCATTTTTGCAGCAGAACTTGGCTCGACTAATGGCCGATCCGGCAGACTCTCCGGCCCAAGCTGCCTCGGATGATGGCTCAATGCTGCTGCAGTCGGGCACCTTTTTGCTCCAGGCTCCCGGCAAAACGCTGCAGCTCAGCGCCCCGGCAGGTCAAACCTTAGCAATGGCGGGGTCGATGCCAAAACCTTTCGGCGACCGGCTGCGGCTAATGGTAGACAACATGATTTTGGAGCTGCGAGAGCTGGGGGCGGTGCTGATTATTGGCAGTGCGATCGCAGCTTTTGTGCAGGTTGCCATCCCTCGCGAACTGGTGCTCAGCCTGGGTCAAGGTCCGGTCACCTCGATTTTAGCGATGATGATCTTGGCCTGGGTAGTTTCTATCTGCTCCACCGTAGACTCTTTCTTTGCACTGTCGTTTGCCTCCACCTTCACCAGTGGCTCTTTGCTAGCTTTTCTGGTGTTTGGCCCCATGATCGACCTGAAAAACATCAGCCTACTGCTGACCGTGTTTAAGGGCCGGGCTATTCTTTATCTGTTTGTGCTGGCAGGTCAGATGGTCTTTGCCCTGTCCCTGCTGATGAACCTATATTGGACCTGATTAGACCTGTTTTGAGGCATCTGCAAATCGCTATGGCCGTTTCTTCCCGTTCTATTTCGCGCCGGAAGGGCTCTATTCCCTGGTCAATGGTCGTGGATCTGCTGATCCTGGGACTTTGGGGCGCTATGCTGGTGCGCTTTTGGGTGACGGGTCAGATGGCGCTACTGCTGCACCCTGACTACCAGTGGCTGGCCCACTTAACCGCGATTTTGCTGCTGGGGCTAGCGGCTTTGCGGGGGCGGCAAATCTGGCAACAGGTTAGCCAGTTCTCTCGCCTGCCCCCGGTGATCACAGCAGACTCTCACATCAGCCTGCTGCCGCGCCAGATCAGCACTAGCCTGCTGTTGGCGGTAGCCGTATTTGGCCTGATTTACACCCCCCGGCCCTTCACTAGCGACACGGCTCTGCAGCGAGGTATCACCGATACGCTGACTATGACGCGATCGCAACCTCAGCGCTTTACCCTCAACACCAACCCTGAAGAACGCACCATCATCGACTGGGTACGCACCCTCAACGTCTACCCCGAACCCGATGCCTATGCGGGCAAAAAGGCCGACGTCGCTGGGTTCGTCATCTATCCCCCTGGCTGGTCAGAAAACTATCTGATGATCTCCCGCTTTGTGCTGACCTGCTGTGCCGCCGATGCCTACCCGGTAGGGCTGCCGGTGCGGCTAGCCGAGGGTCAGCCTCGCCCCCGTCAAGACACCTGGCTGCAGGTACAGGGCCAGATGACCACCGACACCCTAGACGGTAAGCGTCAGCTTGTCATCGATGCCAGCCAGGTGGAGGAGATCCCTGAGCCTAGAAATCCTTACGAGTACTAAATCCCTTTCATTTTTGCCTATGTCTCGCCGTCGCCATCGCCGCAGCCTCTCTCCTCTAGACCGCTGGGCCTCAATTTTTATGACCGGGATGGCTCTGCTGATCGGCGGGCTGCTGCTCTCTGGCGACCACGCCTTAGCCCGAGTGCGAGACTTCTCCTGGGACCAGCGACAGGTCGGCGCAGAAGATAGAGCATTTTTGCTGACCTTTAGCCGCCCTATGGACCCGACCAGCGTAGAGCAGAACCTAGTAGTCTCGCCGCCGCTGCCGGGCAAGGTGAGCTGGGCTGGCCGCCGCATGGCCTACACGCTAGACGTTCCGGCTCCCTACGGAGAAAACTTTTCCATCCGGCTCAATCACGCCAAAGACCTATTTGCCGCTCGAGAAGAGCGGGAGGCCCGCTTTGAGACTTTCCAGAGCACCTTTCAGACGCGCCACCGCGCCTTTGCCTATATCGGCAGTGAGGGAGAAGAGGCCGGTCGCCTGGTGCTGGCAGACCTGACCCGGCAAGACCAGCAGATCCTCACGCCCGCAGATTTGGTGGTCATGAGTTTCAAGCCCTATCCCTTGGGCGATCGCATTCTCTTTGCCGCCACCGATGCCGCTACCTCTCAGCAAGGTGGGCTTGATCAAAAACTTTATACTGTTACCACTGGGCTCAATCCCCGCCCGCCAGAGGAATTGGGCAGCTCTTCTCGCTCGCCCCTGGCGCTGTTTCGCCGTCAGCCAGTCAACCAGCCTCCCGGCAATATTGAGCTGGTGCTAGACAGCAAAAACTATCAAAACCTAAAATTTGACCTTTCTCCAGATGGTCAAACGATTGTTGTGCAGCGGGTTAGTCAAAGCAACCCGGCAGACTTTGGCCCCTGGGTTGTCAAGGCAAACCAGCCGCCTCAACCCCTAAAGACTGAGCCTGGTGGCGATTTTCTCATTGCTCCAGACAGCCAATCCCTGCTGCTGCTGCAGGGCCAGGGCACGGCCATTATTCCCTTAGATGAAGCCACGCAGCAGACCACTGAACCGCTGGATTTTCTGCCCGAGTATGGCCGGGTGTTTGATATGTCTCGCGATGGCTCTTCTGCAGCAATGGTCAACTTTAACCAAAACGACCCGGAACAGCGCTACACCGAGTCGCTATTTTGGGTGACTAACCAGGGCGAAGAAACCGAGCTAATGCAGGTGACAGGCACGGTCATGGATGCCCAGTTTGACCCCACCAATCGCATTCTCTATAGCCTCACAAGTGAGGTGCTGCCTGGCGAGGAGTACGTTGAGCAGCCGGTGCTGTCGGCTGTTACCCTGCGGGAAAAGCAGGTCACAGATCTGCTGCTGCTGCCGACCCAGCAAAACATCACCATGGACTTAGCTCCCGACGGGTTGGCTCTACTGTTGAACTTTGAAGGAATGATGTCGGCAGAGACGCCTGCTTCTCCAGAGGTGCAGGCCACAAACAACTCTATCTGGCTATTGCCCCTGTTTACCTCCTCAGAAGATCGAATGCAGGGCAAACCTGCGCAAAATCAGCCTGAGCCGATGCCTTTTAAGGGTATCCAGGCAGCCTGGTTACCCTAAGCCTGTGTCGGGGCCAGCGGCAAACTAGAGGTCAGGCCATTCCCATCATGGCTAGAAACTCTAGAACAACTCCATTCGTCCAGCCAAAGCCGACTTCGTTGGAGCTATAGCCAAAGTGGATCTCGTCAGAGACATCTGCTGAACAGCGCTCTATGTCGTACTTCTCAACCAGGGTGCCGCTCTGTTCAAACTCCTGGATAACCATGCTGACAAACTTTTGGGCCAGTCGGCGGGCGTCCATCTTAAACTGGTAGCGGTTGAGCCCCTGCACGGCAAAGAGTTGCAGGGGAGCCCAGCCAAAAGGGGCATCCCACTGATTGCCAGAGATGTGAGTGCTGGTCAAGAGGCCGCCAGGTGCTTCAAACTTCCAAAGATTCTCTTGCACTTGGCTGGCCTGCTCCTCGGAAGCAATACCGGCCCAGAGCGGCATGAAAGTTGTGGCAAACTCATACACCCGGCGCTGGCCTTGGTGCACGTTGTAGTCAAAGTACAGCCCTGCCTCGGGGTCCCAGAGATAGCGGTCGATCAGCTGCCGCCTCATTTCGGATCGGCTGTTCCAGGTTTCAACGGCTTTGGGCTGCCGCAGCAGGGCATGGATGCGGGCAATGTCGCGCTCCATGCGGTAGAGCAGCACATTCAGGCAGACCGGAACGTGGTGAACGATGTCGGCGCTGAAGGGGCCAAAGCGATCGCTAATATCAAAGCCCGACTCGCGCATGGAGCGATCGCCAATGTAAAACTGCTCGGTGAGACAATCTTGCTCGGCATCGTAGAAGCGGGTGAGGTCATAATCGGGCACGGCATGATGACGGTAGTACTGACACACCCGGTCGTAGTGGGTGTGGCCTGCCTCATCACGCTCGGAGCAGACGACCTCCGGGGCTGGGCCATGTCCTAAGGCATGATAGCGAGACAGCCCGGTCGTGGGTTCGAGGTGGGGCTCGCTCATCCAGTAGGCGTAATAGTGCTCTAGAGCGGGCAGCACTGAGCGCAGCCATTGGCGGTTTTGGGTGTATTTAAACAGCTTCAGCACCATCAGCGACAGCACTGGCGGCTGGGAGCGGTTTAGCATGTAGGTGCGGTTGGCGTTGAGCACCTTGCCGTAGTGCTGCACCTGGTAGACCAGCTGATCGACCATGCTCTGAGCCATTGCCAGTTCTCCATCGCGCAGTAGGCCCAGCAAAATGAAGTAGCTGTCCCAGCCATACATTTCGTTGAACCGACCACCGGGCACCACGTAATCGTGGGGCAGGTAGAGCAGGCCGTGCTCTGTAATCGCTTCGGGGTCATCAGGCAACACCCGTAGGTCAATCTGGGCGTATTCTTCGGGCGAGAGGGCGGCTTTGAGTGCCTGCTCGACCGACTGCCGATTTTCCTGGGCGGAGATGTACACGGGCCAAGTTTGGCCGGGGCAATGCTCGACTTTCTCATCTCTGGCGGCTTCTAGAATGTGAATCAGGGAGCGCGAGAGGGTCTGCCATGTGGCCTTGATATAGACACGAAGAGAAGTGACCTGCCGAGAGGAAAGCCGCTCGGCAGGCGCAAGGGTTTGAATATGCACAGCTTGGAAGTCTGAAAGTTGGTTAATCCAACCTACTCAGATTCCCCGTTAATCAGTAGGGCTACAGAGAAGTTTTGCAGAATCTTGCCGATTGGCAGCCGAGGCTGATCCGCAATTTCACAGTCAGTGATGGTTTCTCGCCACTGGCCCCGCAGCGTATCTGGAATGACTAGGGCCGTATCTCCCCAAACCGCTTCGCCTAGAGGCTCCTGATCATGCTCGATCAAGGAGGTGAGGAAGCGGGGGGCCACTGCGATCGCACACCTGCCCTCATAGGAGCGAGCAAAGGCCATAATGTTGCCTGCGTGGGTGCCTTCCACCTGTAGGGGCAGGTAGTCACCTTGCTCAAAGACCGGCAGATACTGTCGCCGGGCTTCTAAAATGCGGGTGATCAGAAACAGCTTCATGCGGCCATCGTGCCGGGTAGCCTGCAGATCAGACAACAGACTTTCCATGCCAGTTTGGCTGCGCCGCTTAATCTCCTGCAAAAACGACAGACGCTCTTCATACTGCACCGGGCGGCGGTTGTCGGGGTCAACCAGGCTCAAGTCCCATAGCTCAGTGCCCTGATAGAAGTCGGGTACGCCAGGAGAAACAACCTTTAGCAGCGTCTGCGAAAGGGAGTTGAAGATGCCGTAGGCAGCCAGCTTCTTTTGCAGGGGCAGAAAAGCCTCTAGAAATTCGTTCTGCTTGCCCTGCTTGAGAATGCGGTTGACGAACTTGACAAAGCCGTCCTCATACTCGCTATCGGGCCGCAGCCAGGCGGTGTGCACCTTGGCCTCCCGCACAGCTTTAACAACGTAGGCTTTCACCCGCTCAACAAAGGATTCATACTCATTCTCATTGCAGGGATAGGCCCCCAACAGCGTCTGATAGAGGAAATACTCGTCATTGGCGTCGGGAATCACCCGCTTTTCCGTGACAATCTTGTAGGGATCATTGATTTCCCGCCAGCGATGGAGGTACTGCTCCCACTCCTGGGGAATTTCCGAGAGCACGTTGAGCCGCGCTCGCATGTCTTCACTGCGCTTAGTGTCGTGGGTAGAGGAGGCGTTGATGGCGTGGGGCCAGTGGGCCAGGCGGCGCTGGTTGAACGTATGGAACTCGCTGTCGGTGAGGCCAAACTTGCCAGGGTGCCCGCCCACCTCGTTGAGCGAGATCAGCCGATTGTAGACGTAGAACAGCGTATCTTCTACGCCTTTAGCCATCAGTGGGCCAGAGAACTGCTGAAAGCGCATGGCGAAGTGGAGCCACTGGGCCCGGTCCTCGTCGGGGAGGAAGTCTTCGTAGTCGAGCAGCAGAATCTTTTCAATAAAGTTCAGCTCGTTCAGCAGCTGGGGAATGCGCTTTCTGGCACTGTCGATGGCTTCAGTGATGTACATGCGATCGCGATCGCTCACCCCATCTTCATTGGTATAAGTGCAGTACACCGGAAACTGCACCAGCACTTCCAAAACGCTCTTTCTCAGACCGCTCAGGGTAAAGTCCCGGCCATAGCGGTACTTGCCAGCGATGCGCTTGATCATGTGACCCAGGTTGTCCACATCGCCGACCAAGTTAGTCTCGGCAATCAGGCGCTTCTTCTGTATCATCCACTCTTTATAGTTGGGATTAAGCCCAGTAAAGCGGTGATAGATTGCGTCAAACCCCTCAGCATTACTAGTCTGGCAAAAGAGGCTATTGATCCGGTTCAAGAAGTCATAGCCAGAGGTGCCCTGAATCAGCCAATCCTCCGGCAACTCCTCCTCAAGTTCCAGGATCTTTTCAATCACAACATAGACATCACCAAACTTGGTACGCAGCCGCCTGAGATACTGCTCGGGGTCATATAGCCCGTCAATGTGATCGATTCGCAGCCCTTGTATCTGACCATTTTTGACCAATTGACCAATCAGAGAATGGCTCTTCTGAAAAACCTTAAGGTCTTCAATTCGTAGGCAGATCAGTTCATTGACGGTGAAGAAGCGGCGATAGTTGAGTTCTTCCGCTCCCACTTTCCAAAAAGACAGCCGGAAGAACTGATCAGACAGCAAATTGTCTAACAGATCATGGCCATTAACCTCAGGATTTTTATTGTTGAAAATCTCTAGGTTTTGTTCAATGAACTCTTTGACGTGTTCATTGGTATTAAAGAGCTCCCACAGCAGCTCTTTGACAAATTCGGCCTGCTGTTTGCGCTCTCTACCAGTTGTCTCAGTTGAGACATTTTTGACCATGTAGAGAATGCCCAGCAGCTTGATAAAGTCTGGGTTGCTGCGGCCTAGCTCGCGGGCCAGCCGATCCATGTCGTGGTTGAGGAACTGAGTATAGGACTCAATCCGCAGCGGAATTTGCAGGCTGTAGTAGTTGACGGTCAGGCCCGCATGGCTATAGCTGAGCGTAATCTCGCCGTTTTCTAGACAGTTGCCGTAAAAGTCCCCCAGCATGGGCGTAAGAATTTTGCCCCGGAAGTCATCAAAGGGGTGCTCCCACTCCACATCGAAAAAATCGCAGTATTCCGAATAGGGACCGTGCTCTAGAATGTCGATCAGAAAGGGGTTTTCTGAGTCATAGGCCATGTGGTTGGGCACAATGTCCTGTAGCCAGCCCATATTGCGGGACTGCAAATCTTCAATGAGATCATTGAAGTCTTCCTCGGTACCCAGTTCGGGGTTGAGCTGGCCGGCATCGACCACATCATAGCCGTGGCTGCTGCCAGCGCGGGCCTTAAAAATAGGGGAAGCATAGATGTCAGAGATGCCCAGCTCTTCTAGGTAGGTGAGGATTTTTTGAGCATCGTTAAAGCCAAATTCCTGACGGAACTGCAGTCTGTAGGTGGCAGAAGGTGTGCGCATAGAGAATCACCGATGAGTTGGCTGGACAGTTAGGCAAAGGAGGCAGCTGTCTGGGCAGTTTCGTACAGCACAAAGCTGTGCGGCGAAAGGGTCAACTCTTGAGCGACTTCCAGGACCTCAGGGGCTTGGCTCCCTGGGCCCTTCCAGGATACCTCTGCCGAATCAAGGCGCTTCTGCCAACGTCCCTCAATCTGAACCGACTGCACGACCGGCTCGGCCTGAAAGTTCATCAAGCAGGCCAGTTTTTGACTATCACACCAACGCTGCAGCAAGATCACCTGGTCACCAACACAGTCTGCAGTTAAAGACTCGACCCCTTGGGCGGGCATCTGTAGAGCGGGCAGTTCCCGGCGCAGGCGAATCAGGGTTTGATATAGGACCCAGAGGGACTGGTGATGTCCTTCTTGGCGTAAGTTCCAGTTCAGCTTTGACTGGTTGAAGCTGTCGCGACTAAAGGCATCGGGCGCATCTCCCTCGGCGTGAAAGGCTTCGAACTCACGCTTGCGACCTTCTCTAACAGCCTGGATCAAGTCGGGGTCGCTGTGGCTAATGAAGTAGAGAAAGGGCGCGGGTTCACCGTATTCCTCGCCCATAAACAGCATTGGCAGGTAGGGCGAGAGCATCACGGCCCCGGCCAACAGCTTCAGCCCTTCAAAAGATGTTAGAGCGGTCATGCGATCGCCCATCATGCGGTTGCCGACTTGGTCGTGGTTTTGAGAGCAGACCACAAATTGATAGGGTGGGCAGTGGCGGGCATCGCTGCCGTGGTAGCGCTTGCGGGTTTTGGAGTAGGACCAGTTATAGACAAAGCGGTCTTTAAAGACTTTAGCCATGTCGTTGCAGGTACCAAAGTCTTCGTAGTAGCCCTGGGTTTCGCGGGTAAGCAGCACATGGAGGCAGTGGTGGAAGTCGTCGCTCCACTGAGCATCAAGGTTGTGTCCACCTTGCTCCGGGGGGTTGATCACCCGCACGTCGTTGAGATCGCTCTCAGCAATCAGGTAAGCCGGAAAGGCGCGGGTTTGCATGGCGGCCTGTACGGTTTCCTGCATTTGGGCTAGGACGTGCTTGGCCCCAAAGTCGTAGATAGCGTGGACAGCATCGAGCCGCAACGCATCGAAGTGAAACTCTTGGAACCAATAGAGCGCGTTTTCAATGACGAAGTTGCGGACGCCTTCGCTGTAGGCATCATCGTAGTTGATAGCAGCGCCCCAGGGAGTGCGGTAGTGCTCGGTAAAGTAGGGGCCAAAATCGCGGGTGTAGTTGCCCTCGGGTCCAAAGTGGTTATAGACCACGTCTAAGATGACCGCTAGACCGTGCTGGTGACAGGCATCGACCAGCTTTTTCAGGCCCTCAGGGCCGCCATAACTAGTCTGCACGGCAAAGGGGTAAACACCGTCGTAGCCCCAGTTGCGATCGCCTGGGAACTGAGCTACGGGCATGATCTCAACGGCGGTGATGCCCAGCTCTACTAGATCGGGCAGCCGCTCAATGGCTGATTCAAAGGTGCCCTCTGGGGTAAAGGTGCCGATGTGCAGCTCGTAAATTACGTAATCTTTCAGCGGTACCCCTGACCAAGCGGTATCTTGCCAAGCATAAGCGCTGTGGTCAATGACTTGGGAAGGGCCGTGCACGTCCTCAGGCTGGTATTGAGAAGCGGGGTCGGGGCGCAGTAGATCGCTGTCTAGCTGGTAGCGGTACAGCGTACCGGGTGCAATGTCGTCTAGGGTAGCGCTCCAGTAACCGTCTATATCTTGCTTGAGGGGAATGAGGCGAGGTTCTGGTCCTTCTAGCTGTAGGGCTACCTGCTCTCGCAACGGAGCCCAGACTGTAAACTCGCACTGATGATTTCCTTGATACTGCGCTCCAATTCTCATGCTTCACTTCCCTAAAGGTAGGCTGACGTAGACGTGGACTAGGCCTAGGTGCTGACAATGCCCGACCACTGAACTTTTTTCTCCTTGGCACGGCGGTAGGAAAAGAAGCGCTCAGGCTCCTGGTAGGTGCAGTGGGGTGCGATCGCAACCTGCTCCGGGGCAATTCCCAGCTGCTCTAGCTGCAGCGCATTCACTCGCCTTACATCTAGCCGCACTCGACCCGGTTCGGGGTCACTCAGCACTGCCGGATTTTCCTGGGTCTGAAGGTAGCAAACCAGGGCCTCATCTGCCAGAGCTGCTTGGTCAGGCGCAATAGTGCGCCCCACCGCCGCTGCGACAGAAATAGAGACCTGGTAGACTTCACCTGCGATCGCAGGCCCCATTGCAACGTTCAAGTCCTCAAGACGACTGCCACCCGCAATTAGGCGATCAACGGTCAGAGGCACTACTTTCAGGGACGTGCCCCGCCATCCGGCATGGATAGCGGCTACCTGTCCCGTCCGACCATCAGCAATGAGCACCGGATTGCAGTCCGCCGTACATACCCAGACTGATTGTTGGGCATCATCCGATATCACTGCATCTGCCTCAGGACGGGCACCTGCCGCTGCAGAGTCTGTTTGTTGGGCGCTGATTTGGCTTGAGCTCAGCACCCCCTTGCCGTGAACCTGGTTGACTCGGTAAACAGCTGCCTCAGACGCCAGGGCCACCACCAGATCCTCTGGCGTCTGAGGCCAAAACTGTTGGGAGAAGAAACCGTGGGGCCAAGGCTCTAAAAGGCTGCAGGTAAGATAGGGCTGATCCTGCCAGGTCTGCCAATGCCAGGTATGCATAGCTATAAAAGCGCCCGATCTGGGTTCAAAACTGCTCAGACATCACCGTTTAGCCTATATGAAATCTCACAGAATGCCATGCACTCCCCGGGGATCAGCCCAGCCTCGATCCAGCAATCTTTCTTCATGAACGGATTACGGGAATTCCAGAAATTTTTACTAAAGCCCTATAAGTGGAGTGCTAGCGTAGCGATCAGAGTTAGGGGTGGTCTAAGTTGGACTGTGCACGGCTGGCTCAAGCGCTCAAAGAAAATCCCCGTAAATTAGGAGTGATTCAGCCATTCTGGTCTATTCGCCCCAAATTTCATCCCTATGTCTTTGACTGTGTCCCCTCTACCAACACTTCGGCCTGGGAATTGATTGACCAGGGCGCGCCCTCCGGTACCGCCGTCATTGCCCGCAGCCAAAAGGCCGGACGCGGACAGTGGGGCCGACAATGGCAGTCTCCTCGAGGCGGGCTGTATCTGTCTCTGGCTCTACAGCCCGAGGTGCCAGCAGGCAGCAGCAGCCAGCTCACCCTTGCAGGAGCCTGGGGCATTGCCACCAGCCTAAGCAACTTAGGTCTGCCAGTTCAGCTGAAGTGGCCAAATGACATTGTCTTTCAAGGCCGCAAACTAGGCGGAATCTTAACAGAGACCCGCGTAGACAGAGGACAGATCACGGCTGCAGTCGTGGGCGTAGGCCTAAACTTTAGCAATCCTGTCCCACCCACGGGGATCACCCTGCTTGAGGCAGCCGAGGGTAACCATCAGCCACCGCTGCAGCCCGGCCAACCAACCGAGAGCAGCAGTGTTGATCAAGCTGCCCACAGCACTGCTCCTGCTAGTCTGGAGCTAGCAGCGGCCGTTATCCTTTACGGGCTGCTCCAGGGCTATCTATTCTGGCAGGCCTACGGCACCGATGCGCTCCTAGAGGTCTACCGCACTCGCCTAGTCAACCTGGGCCAGGTTCTCGTCCTCGATGGACACAAATGGGAGGTTCAAGGCGTCACTCAGACGGGCAACCTATGGGTCAAAGACATCCATTCGACAGCGACAGCGGCCTCAGTAATCAGAGAACTTCAGCCAGGGGAAATCACTCTGGGCTACAATTCATAGGGTTTGGCATCGTGGATAACCAAGACGACAACGGGATGAGCCGACACACACCTTCACAACGCACAGCTTCTGTTTCAGTGCCCCTATTC
The window above is part of the Pseudanabaena sp. FACHB-2040 genome. Proteins encoded here:
- the treY gene encoding malto-oligosyltrehalose synthase; the protein is MRTPSATYRLQFRQEFGFNDAQKILTYLEELGISDIYASPIFKARAGSSHGYDVVDAGQLNPELGTEEDFNDLIEDLQSRNMGWLQDIVPNHMAYDSENPFLIDILEHGPYSEYCDFFDVEWEHPFDDFRGKILTPMLGDFYGNCLENGEITLSYSHAGLTVNYYSLQIPLRIESYTQFLNHDMDRLARELGRSNPDFIKLLGILYMVKNVSTETTGRERKQQAEFVKELLWELFNTNEHVKEFIEQNLEIFNNKNPEVNGHDLLDNLLSDQFFRLSFWKVGAEELNYRRFFTVNELICLRIEDLKVFQKSHSLIGQLVKNGQIQGLRIDHIDGLYDPEQYLRRLRTKFGDVYVVIEKILELEEELPEDWLIQGTSGYDFLNRINSLFCQTSNAEGFDAIYHRFTGLNPNYKEWMIQKKRLIAETNLVGDVDNLGHMIKRIAGKYRYGRDFTLSGLRKSVLEVLVQFPVYCTYTNEDGVSDRDRMYITEAIDSARKRIPQLLNELNFIEKILLLDYEDFLPDEDRAQWLHFAMRFQQFSGPLMAKGVEDTLFYVYNRLISLNEVGGHPGKFGLTDSEFHTFNQRRLAHWPHAINASSTHDTKRSEDMRARLNVLSEIPQEWEQYLHRWREINDPYKIVTEKRVIPDANDEYFLYQTLLGAYPCNENEYESFVERVKAYVVKAVREAKVHTAWLRPDSEYEDGFVKFVNRILKQGKQNEFLEAFLPLQKKLAAYGIFNSLSQTLLKVVSPGVPDFYQGTELWDLSLVDPDNRRPVQYEERLSFLQEIKRRSQTGMESLLSDLQATRHDGRMKLFLITRILEARRQYLPVFEQGDYLPLQVEGTHAGNIMAFARSYEGRCAIAVAPRFLTSLIEHDQEPLGEAVWGDTALVIPDTLRGQWRETITDCEIADQPRLPIGKILQNFSVALLINGESE
- the treZ gene encoding malto-oligosyltrehalose trehalohydrolase, producing MRIGAQYQGNHQCEFTVWAPLREQVALQLEGPEPRLIPLKQDIDGYWSATLDDIAPGTLYRYQLDSDLLRPDPASQYQPEDVHGPSQVIDHSAYAWQDTAWSGVPLKDYVIYELHIGTFTPEGTFESAIERLPDLVELGITAVEIMPVAQFPGDRNWGYDGVYPFAVQTSYGGPEGLKKLVDACHQHGLAVILDVVYNHFGPEGNYTRDFGPYFTEHYRTPWGAAINYDDAYSEGVRNFVIENALYWFQEFHFDALRLDAVHAIYDFGAKHVLAQMQETVQAAMQTRAFPAYLIAESDLNDVRVINPPEQGGHNLDAQWSDDFHHCLHVLLTRETQGYYEDFGTCNDMAKVFKDRFVYNWSYSKTRKRYHGSDARHCPPYQFVVCSQNHDQVGNRMMGDRMTALTSFEGLKLLAGAVMLSPYLPMLFMGEEYGEPAPFLYFISHSDPDLIQAVREGRKREFEAFHAEGDAPDAFSRDSFNQSKLNWNLRQEGHHQSLWVLYQTLIRLRRELPALQMPAQGVESLTADCVGDQVILLQRWCDSQKLACLMNFQAEPVVQSVQIEGRWQKRLDSAEVSWKGPGSQAPEVLEVAQELTLSPHSFVLYETAQTAASFA
- the pgeF gene encoding peptidoglycan editing factor PgeF, encoding MHTWHWQTWQDQPYLTCSLLEPWPHGFFSQQFWPQTPEDLVVALASEAAVYRVNQVHGKGVLSSSQISAQQTDSAAAGARPEADAVISDDAQQSVWVCTADCNPVLIADGRTGQVAAIHAGWRGTSLKVVPLTVDRLIAGGSRLEDLNVAMGPAIAGEVYQVSISVAAAVGRTIAPDQAALADEALVCYLQTQENPAVLSDPEPGRVRLDVRRVNALQLEQLGIAPEQVAIAPHCTYQEPERFFSYRRAKEKKVQWSGIVST
- a CDS encoding biotin--[acetyl-CoA-carboxylase] ligase, yielding MDCARLAQALKENPRKLGVIQPFWSIRPKFHPYVFDCVPSTNTSAWELIDQGAPSGTAVIARSQKAGRGQWGRQWQSPRGGLYLSLALQPEVPAGSSSQLTLAGAWGIATSLSNLGLPVQLKWPNDIVFQGRKLGGILTETRVDRGQITAAVVGVGLNFSNPVPPTGITLLEAAEGNHQPPLQPGQPTESSSVDQAAHSTAPASLELAAAVILYGLLQGYLFWQAYGTDALLEVYRTRLVNLGQVLVLDGHKWEVQGVTQTGNLWVKDIHSTATAASVIRELQPGEITLGYNS